One part of the Vitis riparia cultivar Riparia Gloire de Montpellier isolate 1030 chromosome 6, EGFV_Vit.rip_1.0, whole genome shotgun sequence genome encodes these proteins:
- the LOC117915862 gene encoding yrdC domain-containing protein, mitochondrial isoform X2 encodes MNIPAKFAERSLLLTFRSPLRGVAKFGFVQILKQNRRFRVSFPKKMEAVMGSELGVVRPATDAHAEEAIEAIKAGKVIAVPTDTLYGFACDACSSEAVNRIYEIKGRKHTSPLAICVGDVSDIQRFAVTDHLPDGLLGSLLPGPVTVVLRRGELSIIEKSLNPGLDSIGVRVPDCDFIRVIARGSETALALTSANLSGQPSSVCIKDFENLWEHCAYVYDGGVLPSGRAGSTVVDLSRLGKYKILRPGSAMEETVAILERHSLMPEAAAA; translated from the exons ATGAATATTCCCGCGAAATTTGCGGAGAGATCGCTTCTTCTTACGTTTCGCTCTCCTCTCAGAG GTGTGGCCAAGTTTGGATTTGTGCAAATTTTGAAGCAGAACAGGAGATTTAGAGTCAGTTTTCCCAAGAAAATGGAGGCTGTTATGGGAAGTGAATTGGGGGTCGTTCGCCCTGCAACAGATGCTCACGCGGAAGAAGCAATTGAAGCTATCAAGGCAGGGAAGGTCATTGCCGTGCCCACTGATACCCTCTATGGATTCGCTTGTGATGcttg TTCTTCAGAAGCAGTCAATAGGATATATGAGATCAAAGGCCGCAAACATACAAGCCCTCTTGCAATTTGTGTTGGGGATGTATCGGACATACAGCGCTTTGCTGTCACAGACCATTTGCCTGACGGCTTGCTTGGTTCTCTCCTGCCAGGACCTGTAACTGTTGTGCTACGGCGAG GGGAGTTAAGCATAATTGAGAAGTCTCTGAACCCAGGCTTGGATAGTATAGGAGTCAGAGTGCCTGACTGTGACTTTATCAGAGTCATTGCCCGTGGTTCAGAAACTGCACTGGCCCTCACAAGCGCAAACTTGAGTGGGCAGCCTAGTAGTGTCTGCATCAAAGATTTTGAGAACCTGTGGGAACACTGTGCATATGTCTATGATGGTGGTGTGCTTCCCTCAGGCCGTGCAGGATCAACAGTGGTGGACCTCTCCAGGTTAGGGAAGTACAAGATCCTTAGACCGGGGAG TGCCATGGAAGAGACTGTTGCAATCCTGGAGCGGCACTCTCTAATGCCTGAGGCAGCAGCTGCTTAA
- the LOC117915862 gene encoding yrdC domain-containing protein, mitochondrial isoform X1, giving the protein MNIPAKFAERSLLLTFRSPLRVLGVAKFGFVQILKQNRRFRVSFPKKMEAVMGSELGVVRPATDAHAEEAIEAIKAGKVIAVPTDTLYGFACDACSSEAVNRIYEIKGRKHTSPLAICVGDVSDIQRFAVTDHLPDGLLGSLLPGPVTVVLRRGELSIIEKSLNPGLDSIGVRVPDCDFIRVIARGSETALALTSANLSGQPSSVCIKDFENLWEHCAYVYDGGVLPSGRAGSTVVDLSRLGKYKILRPGSAMEETVAILERHSLMPEAAAA; this is encoded by the exons ATGAATATTCCCGCGAAATTTGCGGAGAGATCGCTTCTTCTTACGTTTCGCTCTCCTCTCAGAG TTTTAGGTGTGGCCAAGTTTGGATTTGTGCAAATTTTGAAGCAGAACAGGAGATTTAGAGTCAGTTTTCCCAAGAAAATGGAGGCTGTTATGGGAAGTGAATTGGGGGTCGTTCGCCCTGCAACAGATGCTCACGCGGAAGAAGCAATTGAAGCTATCAAGGCAGGGAAGGTCATTGCCGTGCCCACTGATACCCTCTATGGATTCGCTTGTGATGcttg TTCTTCAGAAGCAGTCAATAGGATATATGAGATCAAAGGCCGCAAACATACAAGCCCTCTTGCAATTTGTGTTGGGGATGTATCGGACATACAGCGCTTTGCTGTCACAGACCATTTGCCTGACGGCTTGCTTGGTTCTCTCCTGCCAGGACCTGTAACTGTTGTGCTACGGCGAG GGGAGTTAAGCATAATTGAGAAGTCTCTGAACCCAGGCTTGGATAGTATAGGAGTCAGAGTGCCTGACTGTGACTTTATCAGAGTCATTGCCCGTGGTTCAGAAACTGCACTGGCCCTCACAAGCGCAAACTTGAGTGGGCAGCCTAGTAGTGTCTGCATCAAAGATTTTGAGAACCTGTGGGAACACTGTGCATATGTCTATGATGGTGGTGTGCTTCCCTCAGGCCGTGCAGGATCAACAGTGGTGGACCTCTCCAGGTTAGGGAAGTACAAGATCCTTAGACCGGGGAG TGCCATGGAAGAGACTGTTGCAATCCTGGAGCGGCACTCTCTAATGCCTGAGGCAGCAGCTGCTTAA
- the LOC117917086 gene encoding uncharacterized protein LOC117917086: MWGGICYERTLFGLQRALENRVSKYQDKKKAKGEAAVEAYSLVGFPYAFQVWAYEAIPLIGLKYATHVAESYPQILNWSATSAQRSTEVENVFLEPHLTFHSLLTPTLEEQQQDYYKHVDKQGASAEMLHQSNASQDAKKDDLRHEKNSSDTAAYVAAATSAMAEETTNDAIAPSIETGIFEDVTDDEVERNDIPMDVNIDMEASRNLQLAEKHMTKELKDDYSIDDPVIDIAKLFGTPTISGEFSVYVIPHHLSPAIFKRRREIKKSHILQHPLTDPTKRKKLRKEIEKPLTSFDPLRPISEEALESFQKWMSDDQGKMLKQDGLSMPLYSVKWPDVDIVYVPINVRASHWVLGVVHLHRRIIYVYDSLMGINNNARLQVAIKPLAKLLPHILNAIAYYGFHGDTKVNYQEWEIERLQDIPQ; encoded by the exons ATGTGGGGGGGGATTTGTTATGAGAGGACACTATTTGGTTTGCAAAGAGCTTTGGAGAACCGGGTATCCAAATACCAAGATAAAAAGAAAGCAAAGGGAGAAGCTGCAGTTGAAGCATATAGTCTTGTTGGATTTCCATATGCATTCCAGGTTTGGGCATACGAGGCTATTCCACTTATTGGATTGAAATATGCCACTCATGTAGCTGAGAGCTATCctcaaatattaaattggagTGCAACAAGTGCTCAAAGGTCTACTGAGGTTGAAAATGTATTTCTAGAGCCTCAT TTAACTTTTCATTCGCTTCTAACACCCACTTTAGAGGAGCAACAACAAGACTATTACAAACATGTAGATAAACAAGGAGCTTCAGCAGAAATGTTGCACCAATCAAATGCCTCACAAGATGCCAAGAAGGATGACTTAAGGCATGAAAAAAACTCATCTGACACTGCTGCATATGTTGCTGCTGCTACTTCTGCAATGGCAGAAGAAACAACAAATGATGCAATCGCCCCATCAATAGAG ACTGGAATTTTTGAGGATGTTACAGATGATGAAGTGGAGAGGAATGACATTCCCATGGATGTGAACATTGATATGGAAGCTTCTAGAAACCTTCAGCTTGCAGAAAAACACATGACTAAAGAGTTGAAAGATGACTACTCTATTGATGATCCAGTTATTGATATTGCCAAGTTGTTTGGTACCCCAACTATATCGGGCGAGTTTTCAGTATATGTCATACCTCACCATCTATCTCCTGCCATTTTTAAGCGAAGGCGTGAGATTAAAAAGTCTCATATCTTGCAGCACCCTCTTACAGATCCCACCAAGAGAAAGAAACTAAGAAAAGAGATTGAGAAACCATTAACTTCATTTGATCCTTTGCGTCCAATCTCTGAAGAAGCATTAGAGTCCTTTCAAAAGTGGATGAGTGATGACCAAGG CAAAATGCTCAAGCAAGATGGATTAAGCATG CCTCTTTATTCTGTCAAATGGCCTGATGTTGACATTGTGTATGTCCCTATCAATGTTCGGGCTAGTCACTGGGTTTTAGGAGTTGTCCATCTTCATCGAAGGATTATATACGTATATGACTCATTGATGGGCATCAATAATAATGCAAGATTGCAAGTTGCCATTAAACCATTAGCCAAATTGTTGCCGCATATATTGAATGCAATAGCATATTATGGTTTTCATGGTGACACAAAAGTTAACTACCAGGAATGGGAAATTGAACGGCTGCAAGATATTCCTCAATAG